The proteins below are encoded in one region of Serratia symbiotica:
- a CDS encoding chorismate mutase, with protein MFRVLLIACCLSSFPVLADSAAAIGGLVNQRLSFMKDVAGYKAQQHLPIEDVTQEAKVLAVSEAEAERLGLVSTSVRPLIVAQMDAAKAIQYRYRADWLATPEPGWQPRPLDSVRSQIAQLSSRILQQLVKQLHTGPLTDADRGDFLRTVNQVNLSDADKQRLFDALLVVKVGKTGC; from the coding sequence ATGTTTAGGGTATTACTGATAGCTTGCTGTTTGTCCAGTTTCCCGGTGCTGGCAGATAGCGCCGCCGCTATTGGCGGTCTGGTAAACCAACGGCTGTCCTTTATGAAGGATGTGGCTGGTTATAAAGCGCAACAACATTTGCCGATTGAGGATGTCACGCAGGAGGCCAAGGTCTTGGCTGTCAGCGAGGCGGAAGCAGAACGGCTGGGCTTAGTTTCGACGTCGGTGCGGCCGTTAATTGTAGCGCAAATGGACGCCGCTAAGGCGATTCAGTATCGCTATCGTGCAGACTGGCTGGCGACGCCAGAGCCAGGCTGGCAGCCACGCCCGCTAGACAGCGTGCGCTCGCAAATTGCTCAATTGAGTAGCCGCATCCTACAACAATTGGTCAAGCAACTACACACCGGACCGCTGACTGATGCGGATCGTGGGGATTTTTTGCGTACGGTTAATCAGGTCAATCTTAGCGATGCGGATAAACAGCGTCTGTTTGATGCCTTGCTGGTGGTCAAAGTTGGCAAGACAGGTTGCTAA
- a CDS encoding nucleoside-specific channel-forming protein Tsx, with product MKKITLTAGVLLAASYNASSMADSKNGEYVSDWWHQSANVVGSYHTRFGPQLNNDVYLEYEAFAKKDWFDFYGYVDVPKFFGVGNTPDRGIWDKGSPMFVEIEPRFSIDKLTATDLSFGLFKEWYFANNYIYDLGHNVDGRQNTWYMGLGSDVNTGLPMSLSLNIYAKYQWENYQAANENSWDGYRFKVKYLVPLTPLWGGNLSYIGFTNFDFGSDLGKDNAASKQVRTRNSIASSHILALNYDHWHYSFVARYFHNGGQWQDGADIGTPQGPIKSTGWAYYIVAGYNF from the coding sequence ATGAAAAAAATAACTCTCACAGCAGGTGTACTTCTTGCTGCCTCTTACAATGCGTCGTCAATGGCTGATAGCAAAAACGGTGAGTATGTCTCCGATTGGTGGCATCAGAGCGCGAACGTGGTGGGCAGCTACCACACACGTTTTGGGCCACAACTGAACAATGACGTGTACTTGGAATACGAAGCCTTCGCAAAAAAAGATTGGTTCGATTTCTACGGTTACGTTGATGTGCCGAAGTTCTTCGGCGTGGGCAATACCCCGGATCGCGGCATCTGGGATAAAGGCTCCCCAATGTTTGTGGAAATCGAGCCACGTTTCTCTATCGATAAGCTAACCGCCACCGATCTAAGTTTCGGCCTGTTCAAAGAGTGGTACTTTGCCAATAACTACATCTATGATCTGGGCCACAATGTCGATGGACGTCAAAACACCTGGTATATGGGGTTGGGTAGCGATGTCAACACTGGCCTGCCGATGAGCCTGTCGTTGAATATCTATGCCAAATACCAGTGGGAAAACTATCAGGCGGCTAACGAAAATAGCTGGGATGGTTACCGCTTTAAGGTGAAATACCTGGTGCCGCTGACTCCACTATGGGGGGGCAACCTGAGCTATATTGGCTTCACCAACTTTGATTTTGGTTCCGATCTGGGCAAAGACAACGCTGCCAGTAAGCAGGTGCGCACCCGTAACTCAATCGCTTCCAGCCATATTCTGGCGCTAAACTACGATCACTGGCACTACTCATTTGTTGCTCGTTACTTCCATAATGGTGGACAATGGCAGGATGGTGCGGATATTGGCACGCCGCAAGGCCCAATCAAGTCCACTGGTTGGGCTTATTACATTGTTGCTGGTTATAATTTCTGA